The following are encoded in a window of Salinibacter grassmerensis genomic DNA:
- a CDS encoding T9SS type A sorting domain-containing protein, with protein sequence MIPSHPSTGFASGLRRALKKGIVTSILVVGGLLLLCARGWAQPASCTAAIDNATVVIPDTVSVVGEGAPFFRPDSVAVLTPADTCVGAARWRKAGRTTMAVAGRGPFEEAGLSDEGAFRFRLYGAQGEQHRDGTATFVACRRVAEGLRAFCRDDGRYQDDAIYILRTLRLVPPSPNEGARVQTLRLRAPAPNPVRGPVRIRFATPERQTASLRLYDMLGRVVRTFGGGRVKGRQEVRADLSGLASGAYFLRLRSEGDTRTRRITVVR encoded by the coding sequence ATGATCCCAAGTCACCCATCCACTGGTTTTGCCTCGGGGCTGCGGCGTGCCCTGAAGAAGGGCATTGTCACCAGTATCCTCGTGGTGGGGGGACTCCTGCTCTTGTGTGCCCGAGGCTGGGCACAGCCTGCCTCCTGCACCGCGGCGATCGACAACGCGACCGTCGTCATCCCGGATACCGTATCGGTCGTAGGGGAAGGGGCCCCCTTCTTCCGCCCCGACTCCGTTGCCGTCCTCACGCCGGCCGACACGTGTGTTGGGGCCGCGCGGTGGCGAAAAGCGGGGCGCACGACGATGGCCGTGGCGGGACGCGGGCCCTTCGAAGAGGCCGGGTTGAGTGACGAGGGGGCGTTTCGCTTCCGTCTCTATGGCGCGCAGGGGGAGCAGCACCGAGACGGAACGGCAACGTTCGTGGCCTGCAGGCGGGTCGCGGAGGGGCTCAGGGCCTTTTGCCGCGACGACGGACGCTACCAGGACGATGCGATTTACATTTTGCGCACGCTGCGCCTTGTGCCCCCATCTCCGAATGAGGGGGCCCGCGTGCAAACCCTTCGGCTTCGGGCCCCGGCGCCGAATCCCGTACGGGGCCCGGTGCGCATCCGCTTCGCGACGCCCGAGCGACAAACGGCCAGCCTGAGGCTATACGACATGCTGGGGCGGGTCGTCCGCACCTTCGGAGGCGGAAGGGTGAAGGGCCGTCAGGAGGTGCGCGCCGACCTCTCGGGGCTGGCCAGCGGCGCCTACTTCTTGCGGCTGCGGTCCGAGGGGGACACCCGGACTCGTCGGATTACCGTCGTGCGGTAA
- a CDS encoding phytoene desaturase yields the protein MSWLTRLAHRDDATLNTRTEPAPAGPDAPHAVVVGAGMGGLASAVRLRARGFRVTLLDRLDQPGGRARVFEQDGFTFDAGPTVITAPFLFEELWSLCGRDLEDDVELVPVDPFYRIRFNDGTAFNYTGDTEEMVEEIRRFAPEDVDGYRRFLEKSEEIFEVGFEELGHVPFDNISDMLRIVPAMMKLQSHRTVHSLVSKYISHPKIRKVLSFHPLLVGGNPFSTTSIYTLIAHLERKWGVWYAMGGTGSLVQGLSDLLADLDVTQRYGAEVDQILVENETASGVRLSSGEEIPADLVVSNADVGWTYRHLVASEHRDTWTDSKVEDMDYSMSLFVWYFGTDRTYEDVEHHSILLGPRYKGLLDDIFDHKELADDFSLYLHRPTKTDPSMAPDGHDAFYVLSPVPHLESGVDWRQQAEPYRQAVEEYLADTVLPDLGDHLVTSRMLTPREFKTDYKSLKGAAFSMEPKLTQSAWFRPHNQSEDVEHLYFAGAGTHPGAGLPGVLSSARVLDTIVPDPDAFDVSVPQNGAGARAEAVA from the coding sequence ATGAGTTGGCTCACCCGCCTTGCCCACCGCGACGACGCCACCCTGAACACACGCACCGAGCCGGCCCCGGCCGGCCCCGACGCGCCCCACGCCGTTGTCGTCGGCGCCGGGATGGGCGGACTTGCCTCTGCCGTCCGGCTGCGGGCGCGCGGCTTTCGCGTGACGCTCCTCGACCGCCTCGACCAACCTGGTGGTCGGGCGCGCGTGTTCGAACAAGACGGCTTCACGTTCGACGCCGGGCCCACCGTCATCACCGCGCCGTTTCTGTTCGAGGAGCTCTGGTCCCTCTGCGGACGTGACCTCGAGGACGACGTGGAGCTCGTGCCCGTCGACCCCTTCTACCGCATTCGCTTCAACGACGGGACGGCTTTCAACTACACGGGCGACACGGAGGAAATGGTGGAGGAAATTCGCCGCTTCGCGCCGGAGGACGTGGACGGATACCGTCGCTTCCTGGAAAAGAGCGAAGAAATCTTTGAGGTTGGCTTCGAGGAACTCGGGCATGTGCCGTTCGACAACATCTCGGACATGCTCCGCATCGTGCCGGCGATGATGAAGTTGCAGAGCCACCGCACGGTGCACAGCCTCGTCTCCAAGTACATCTCTCATCCCAAGATCCGGAAGGTGCTGTCCTTCCACCCGCTGCTGGTGGGCGGGAATCCGTTCAGCACGACGTCCATCTACACGCTTATTGCTCATCTGGAGCGCAAGTGGGGCGTGTGGTACGCCATGGGAGGCACCGGCTCGCTCGTGCAGGGCCTGTCGGATCTCCTCGCGGACCTCGACGTCACGCAGCGCTATGGTGCGGAGGTCGATCAGATCCTCGTGGAGAACGAGACGGCGAGTGGGGTGCGCCTCTCCTCGGGCGAGGAAATTCCCGCCGACCTCGTGGTGTCCAACGCCGACGTGGGCTGGACCTACCGTCATCTCGTGGCGTCCGAGCACCGCGACACGTGGACGGACAGCAAGGTGGAAGACATGGACTACTCCATGAGCCTGTTCGTCTGGTACTTCGGGACAGACCGCACCTACGAGGATGTAGAGCACCACTCCATCCTGCTGGGGCCGCGGTACAAGGGCCTGCTCGACGATATCTTCGACCACAAGGAGTTGGCCGACGACTTTAGTCTCTACCTGCACCGCCCCACGAAGACAGATCCGTCGATGGCGCCCGACGGCCACGACGCGTTCTATGTCCTTTCGCCGGTGCCGCACCTGGAAAGCGGGGTGGACTGGCGCCAGCAGGCCGAGCCCTACCGGCAGGCCGTGGAGGAGTACCTGGCCGACACGGTGCTGCCGGACCTTGGGGACCATCTCGTCACGAGTCGCATGCTCACGCCCCGTGAGTTTAAGACGGACTACAAGTCGCTCAAGGGCGCGGCGTTTAGCATGGAGCCGAAACTCACGCAGAGTGCCTGGTTCCGGCCCCACAACCAAAGCGAAGACGTGGAGCACCTCTACTTCGCCGGGGCTGGTACCCATCCTGGGGCCGGCCTGCCGGGTGTGCTCTCATCGGCCCGTGTGCTGGATACGATCGTGCCGGATCCCGACGCGTTCGACGTGTCCGTCCCGCAGAACGGAGCTGGAGCACGCGCGGAGGCGGTCGCGTAA
- a CDS encoding J domain-containing protein, which produces MSRSDDASPPDYYARLGVQPSASADEIRAAYREKAHETHPDHNPDDPKAAERFQTVREAYQVLRDPDRRESYDRARRSPQVPEVLRITQQAPAGCGGYLWRVFAGLAAVGVFFVLEALGVWAADVWTLSLAVGGGALVAGLITALVARRFPDEATDVSFRLDAQHLQMRADGRTVLRVGWDRVDRVEVRDGGQMVMRVAPAAAQGLRPVPPVLMAVDDRSDGALLRFDLSETDVPQHVLASFLRATDPIPASPADK; this is translated from the coding sequence ATGTCCCGCTCCGACGACGCATCGCCGCCCGACTACTACGCGCGGCTTGGCGTGCAGCCCTCGGCCTCGGCCGACGAGATACGTGCAGCCTACCGCGAAAAGGCGCACGAAACGCATCCGGACCACAACCCAGATGACCCGAAGGCCGCCGAGCGGTTTCAGACGGTCAGAGAGGCGTACCAAGTGTTGCGCGATCCGGATCGCCGCGAATCCTACGATCGCGCCCGAAGGTCCCCGCAGGTGCCGGAAGTGCTCCGGATCACCCAGCAGGCCCCGGCGGGCTGTGGCGGGTACCTCTGGCGGGTCTTCGCGGGCCTCGCCGCGGTCGGCGTCTTCTTCGTGCTCGAAGCCCTGGGCGTATGGGCGGCCGACGTATGGACCCTCTCGCTGGCCGTGGGGGGCGGGGCGCTCGTGGCGGGCCTCATTACGGCCCTCGTCGCACGCCGCTTTCCGGACGAGGCCACGGACGTCTCGTTTCGCCTCGATGCCCAGCATCTTCAGATGCGGGCCGACGGACGGACCGTACTCCGCGTGGGATGGGACCGCGTAGACCGGGTGGAAGTCCGGGACGGGGGACAGATGGTGATGCGGGTGGCCCCGGCGGCCGCACAGGGGTTGCGCCCGGTGCCGCCGGTCCTGATGGCCGTCGACGACCGTAGCGACGGCGCGCTGCTTCGATTTGATCTTTCGGAGACCGACGTCCCACAGCACGTCCTTGCCTCATTTCTTCGGGCCACCGACCCGATTCCGGCGTCGCCGGCGGACAAATAG
- a CDS encoding DUF2294 domain-containing protein: MAHPSVPSDKTKGQIEAAVTEAITQFERDYLGRGPKQAKSFVVENLVIVKLQGILSPAERQLSHENGGVELIKKMRTRLIESSSEDLSDLVADETGIDVVSMHTDISARTGERVFVFSLDADLETALQNR, encoded by the coding sequence ATGGCGCATCCGTCCGTTCCGTCCGACAAAACGAAAGGCCAAATCGAGGCCGCGGTTACCGAGGCCATCACGCAGTTTGAGCGGGACTATTTAGGCCGGGGGCCGAAGCAGGCGAAATCCTTTGTCGTCGAGAACCTGGTCATCGTCAAGCTGCAGGGCATTCTGAGCCCGGCGGAGCGCCAGTTGAGTCACGAGAACGGAGGGGTGGAGCTCATCAAGAAGATGCGCACGCGACTGATTGAGAGCTCCAGCGAGGATCTATCCGACCTCGTGGCGGACGAGACGGGGATCGACGTCGTCAGCATGCACACCGACATCAGCGCCCGGACCGGCGAGCGCGTCTTTGTCTTTAGCCTCGACGCGGACCTGGAAACCGCCCTGCAAAACCGATAA
- a CDS encoding proton-conducting transporter membrane subunit yields MSRSTSSALPLVCTRLAWGLFALSLSLLVWAPDPEWAGDAFLRADGLTRVMALVTTFVSGIVHSFSRRYMAGAKRLDAFYIRLFGLTLIVLVLTAANHLVLFAGAWAAMGWVLADLIGHVRGWPQARAASRYARQHFLGGSALLAGALGLLGGSAGAWTISGVLAATGTLPTLVVAGAAGLLLLAAMVQSALVPFHRWLLSSMTAPTPVSGFMHAGLVNAGGVLLARFAPVVFELPAVMWAIVLVGGVSALLGQAWMLVQTDVKRQLGSSTVAQMGFMVLQCGLGFVPAAIAHLILHGFYKAYLFLAAGSAVEHTTPERPEAPSTGVTGGLVTAATAVGGGALFAVLTGKSLTALNSGTVLVLFVVLAVLHATRTLVRRTSLPRSVRTWLIPVVLLPTLVLYAGVYKGVGALFSDVPSAVTPTGLTPLHGALLAVFGVAYIAMERGWHRASTRLYVTLRNTAQPLSTTLLNNRDQYNAH; encoded by the coding sequence ATGTCCCGATCCACCTCCTCGGCTCTGCCGCTCGTGTGTACGCGTCTCGCGTGGGGCCTCTTTGCCCTCAGCCTTAGCCTGCTCGTCTGGGCCCCGGATCCGGAGTGGGCCGGTGACGCCTTCCTACGGGCCGATGGCCTCACCCGAGTGATGGCGCTCGTGACGACGTTTGTGAGTGGCATCGTGCACAGCTTTTCGCGCCGGTACATGGCGGGGGCGAAGCGCCTGGACGCCTTCTATATCCGCCTCTTCGGGCTCACGCTGATCGTGCTGGTGTTGACGGCGGCCAACCACCTCGTTTTGTTTGCGGGGGCGTGGGCGGCGATGGGCTGGGTGCTGGCCGATCTGATTGGACACGTCCGGGGCTGGCCGCAGGCGCGGGCGGCCTCGCGGTACGCCCGGCAGCATTTCCTCGGGGGCAGCGCCCTGCTGGCGGGCGCGCTCGGGCTGCTGGGGGGGAGCGCGGGAGCGTGGACCATTAGCGGCGTACTGGCGGCCACGGGGACGCTCCCGACGCTCGTCGTGGCGGGGGCTGCCGGCCTGCTGCTCCTCGCCGCGATGGTGCAGTCGGCCCTGGTGCCGTTTCACCGGTGGCTGCTCTCGTCGATGACGGCCCCGACTCCGGTCTCCGGGTTCATGCACGCGGGCCTCGTGAACGCGGGTGGGGTGCTCCTTGCGCGGTTTGCGCCCGTCGTGTTCGAGCTGCCCGCCGTGATGTGGGCCATCGTTCTTGTGGGGGGCGTCAGTGCGCTGCTGGGGCAGGCCTGGATGCTCGTGCAGACCGACGTGAAGCGGCAACTAGGCTCCTCTACGGTGGCCCAGATGGGGTTCATGGTGCTGCAGTGCGGGCTGGGCTTCGTGCCCGCCGCCATTGCCCACCTGATCCTGCACGGGTTCTACAAGGCCTATCTCTTCCTCGCGGCCGGGTCGGCGGTGGAGCACACCACGCCGGAGCGCCCCGAGGCCCCGAGCACGGGGGTGACTGGGGGGCTCGTCACGGCGGCCACGGCAGTCGGAGGGGGCGCCCTGTTTGCCGTGCTTACGGGCAAGTCGCTGACTGCCCTCAACAGTGGGACCGTGCTCGTGCTCTTCGTGGTGCTGGCGGTTCTGCACGCCACCCGCACGCTCGTGCGGCGCACATCGCTCCCCCGATCTGTGCGCACCTGGCTCATCCCAGTCGTCCTGTTGCCCACCCTGGTGCTGTATGCTGGTGTCTACAAGGGTGTGGGGGCGCTCTTTTCGGACGTGCCCTCGGCCGTAACCCCCACCGGCCTCACGCCGCTGCACGGAGCGCTCCTGGCGGTCTTCGGGGTGGCTTACATCGCCATGGAGCGCGGGTGGCACCGGGCCAGCACGCGCCTCTACGTGACGCTTCGCAATACGGCCCAGCCCCTCTCGACTACGCTTCTCAACAACCGCGACCAGTACAATGCCCATTGA
- a CDS encoding DUF2309 domain-containing protein, whose product MPIDRSVVRARIENAAEYVGPLWPLKTFNAANPLLGFEDQPFDRAVQKAGQLFGGRGYPGPKAFRQAWENGEIDADVLTRHLAEHGITERPEVLLDRMDADAENRDVAPADQPLDRVLTKWLAAFLDQGQAAWSMPNREDGFYAAWRTVAPYDGNIPGVDRPSDLPGTVVEAFESVLESYPEARWEPIFVHHLTALPGWTGFIKWRSRRADTAWQAAHPITLAEYLAVRLALADRMGAAIAPDRTDELPTNGTDRPVLPRIWLRAWEESYRTRLLDDLRQTQQTQSSASDAGRPDAQLVFCIDTRSEVIRRHIEQQGSYETHGYAGFFGVPMQHQPYGTEERVKSCPPIVDPKHRIVERPAEQHRGQADRYDWWTRLGKAGTTLLKTLKKNVAAVFGFVEGSGGVFGAAMAARTLAPSGLSRLAQSLNDWLPGPESFCEPTVDRTSVIDADTEDGLPVGLSDEAKVLYAEAAFRLMGWTDTFAPVVVFTGHGSQTPNNPYKASLDCGACAGNPGGPNARVLAAICNEDAVQEALRERGIDIPDDTVFLAGQHNTTTDEIALFVDADDPPVAPEVLDRLRGDLRAAQADAATERVRTLNTTVDEGRPAAAVRETERRAADWAETRPEWGLAGNAAFIVGPRELTRGIDLDGRCFLHSYDWATDDDGTALENIMTGPLVVGEWINTQYYFSTIDNAAYGSGSKVTQNVVGKLGVVQGNGGDLMSGLPLQSLKADDEHVYHRPLRLMALIQAPTDRVEAILDRHAALAHLFDHEWMHLTVMDPEQDDAFVRYQPGGEWHVQPAPDASTVTKAPASAGGRPEARGPTSHPESN is encoded by the coding sequence ATGCCCATTGACCGATCGGTGGTGCGGGCCCGCATCGAGAACGCCGCCGAATACGTGGGGCCGCTCTGGCCCCTGAAGACCTTCAACGCGGCCAATCCGCTCCTGGGCTTTGAGGACCAGCCGTTCGACCGGGCGGTCCAGAAGGCCGGGCAGCTCTTCGGGGGGCGGGGCTACCCGGGCCCGAAGGCGTTTCGTCAGGCGTGGGAGAACGGCGAGATTGACGCCGACGTGTTGACACGCCACCTCGCCGAGCATGGCATCACGGAGCGCCCCGAGGTCCTGTTGGACAGGATGGACGCCGACGCTGAGAACCGCGATGTGGCGCCTGCCGACCAGCCGCTCGACCGCGTGCTGACGAAGTGGCTCGCGGCCTTTCTGGATCAGGGGCAGGCCGCCTGGTCCATGCCGAACCGGGAGGACGGCTTCTACGCAGCATGGCGGACGGTGGCCCCCTACGACGGGAACATCCCCGGCGTCGACCGCCCCTCGGACCTGCCCGGCACCGTGGTCGAGGCGTTCGAGTCGGTCCTGGAGAGCTACCCGGAGGCGCGCTGGGAGCCGATTTTCGTGCACCACCTGACGGCACTGCCGGGGTGGACGGGCTTCATCAAGTGGCGGTCGCGGCGTGCCGACACGGCGTGGCAGGCCGCCCACCCCATCACACTTGCCGAGTACCTGGCGGTGCGCCTTGCCCTCGCTGACCGGATGGGGGCGGCCATCGCGCCGGACCGGACCGACGAGCTGCCGACGAACGGCACCGACCGGCCCGTCCTGCCCCGCATCTGGCTGCGGGCCTGGGAGGAGAGCTACCGCACACGCCTGCTGGACGACCTGCGGCAGACGCAACAGACGCAGTCGTCGGCGTCGGACGCGGGGCGCCCGGACGCCCAGCTGGTGTTCTGCATCGACACGCGGTCGGAGGTCATCCGGCGCCACATCGAGCAGCAGGGCTCGTACGAGACCCATGGCTACGCGGGCTTCTTCGGGGTCCCCATGCAGCATCAGCCCTACGGCACGGAGGAGCGGGTGAAGTCCTGCCCGCCGATCGTGGACCCGAAGCACCGGATTGTGGAGCGGCCCGCCGAGCAGCATCGAGGCCAGGCCGACCGGTACGACTGGTGGACCCGATTGGGGAAGGCGGGGACCACGCTCCTGAAGACGCTCAAGAAAAACGTCGCGGCAGTGTTTGGCTTCGTAGAGGGGAGTGGGGGCGTCTTCGGGGCGGCAATGGCGGCGCGGACCCTTGCCCCGTCTGGGCTGTCCCGCCTGGCCCAATCCCTGAACGACTGGCTGCCGGGCCCGGAGTCGTTCTGCGAGCCGACCGTGGACCGAACCTCTGTCATCGACGCGGACACGGAGGACGGCCTGCCCGTGGGACTCTCCGACGAGGCGAAGGTGCTCTACGCCGAGGCCGCCTTCCGCCTCATGGGCTGGACGGACACCTTTGCGCCGGTCGTCGTGTTCACCGGGCACGGCAGCCAAACCCCCAACAACCCGTACAAGGCCAGCCTCGACTGCGGGGCATGCGCCGGCAATCCGGGCGGGCCCAACGCCCGCGTGCTGGCCGCAATCTGCAACGAGGACGCCGTGCAGGAGGCCCTGCGGGAGCGCGGCATCGACATTCCGGACGACACTGTTTTTCTCGCCGGACAGCACAACACGACGACCGACGAGATTGCCCTTTTCGTGGACGCGGACGATCCGCCCGTCGCCCCCGAGGTGCTCGATCGCCTGCGGGGCGACCTGCGCGCGGCCCAGGCCGACGCGGCCACCGAGCGGGTCCGCACCCTGAACACGACCGTCGACGAGGGGCGCCCGGCGGCGGCCGTGCGGGAGACGGAGCGCCGAGCGGCCGACTGGGCAGAAACGCGGCCGGAGTGGGGGCTGGCCGGCAACGCCGCCTTCATCGTGGGCCCCCGCGAGCTGACCCGCGGGATCGACCTCGACGGGCGGTGCTTCCTGCACTCCTACGACTGGGCGACGGACGACGACGGCACGGCCCTGGAGAACATCATGACCGGCCCGCTGGTGGTGGGGGAGTGGATTAACACGCAGTACTACTTTTCCACGATTGACAACGCCGCCTACGGCAGTGGGTCGAAGGTGACCCAGAACGTGGTGGGCAAGTTGGGCGTGGTGCAGGGCAATGGGGGAGACCTCATGAGCGGCCTGCCCCTGCAATCGTTAAAGGCCGACGACGAGCATGTCTACCACCGGCCGCTCCGCCTCATGGCCCTCATCCAGGCGCCCACGGACCGCGTCGAGGCCATCCTCGACCGCCACGCCGCCCTGGCCCACCTCTTCGACCACGAGTGGATGCACCTCACGGTCATGGACCCGGAGCAGGACGACGCGTTCGTGCGCTACCAGCCCGGTGGGGAATGGCACGTACAACCCGCCCCCGACGCGTCAACAGTAACGAAGGCGCCGGCATCCGCCGGGGGGCGTCCTGAGGCGAGAGGACCCACATCGCACCCTGAGTCGAATTGA
- a CDS encoding P-II family nitrogen regulator: MSDDTNHEDTQHTLHPLKKIEIIVRGEKEPFVKDLLDESTVSGYTIHHNVTGRGEHGFHEGRLLFNDRDGLVMFFAVGQEEAIQTIVDGLTPLFEKSSGVMFVSDTQVVRLDKFQQED; encoded by the coding sequence ATGAGCGACGACACGAACCACGAGGACACGCAGCACACGCTGCACCCGCTCAAAAAAATCGAGATCATCGTGCGGGGCGAGAAAGAGCCCTTCGTGAAAGACCTCCTCGATGAGTCGACGGTGAGCGGGTACACGATCCACCACAACGTGACCGGTCGCGGCGAGCACGGCTTCCACGAAGGCCGCCTGCTCTTCAACGACCGGGACGGCCTGGTCATGTTCTTTGCCGTCGGCCAGGAGGAGGCCATCCAGACCATCGTGGACGGCCTCACGCCCCTCTTCGAGAAGAGCTCGGGCGTGATGTTCGTCTCCGATACCCAGGTCGTCCGGCTCGATAAATTCCAGCAGGAGGACTGA
- a CDS encoding iron transporter, which produces MTSLRVLLSLVVVGLLMQASPAQAQEQVFGEEVLGPGVKITFLVAPAGDVEPAAQNLSESRSDLHLEVLSGWTEEASEEVGAPAGGFVPYLRLFATVTNEETGEVKKSTLVPHVNQTDNFHYARNIALPGAPDDPYTVVFEVHPPQALELATHSDWRTAYGNQLFAPATVTYNNLQLGEIARATR; this is translated from the coding sequence ATGACGTCCCTTCGTGTTCTGCTGTCGCTCGTTGTTGTTGGTCTCCTGATGCAGGCATCCCCCGCCCAGGCCCAGGAGCAGGTCTTTGGTGAGGAGGTGCTTGGTCCCGGGGTGAAGATCACCTTCCTTGTCGCGCCGGCCGGGGACGTGGAGCCGGCGGCCCAAAACCTGTCGGAGTCGCGCTCGGACCTGCACCTGGAGGTGCTGTCGGGCTGGACCGAGGAGGCGAGCGAGGAGGTGGGGGCGCCTGCGGGCGGCTTTGTGCCGTACCTCCGCCTCTTCGCGACCGTCACGAACGAGGAAACAGGAGAGGTCAAGAAGTCAACGCTCGTGCCTCACGTCAACCAGACGGACAACTTCCACTATGCCCGCAACATTGCGCTCCCCGGCGCCCCCGACGACCCCTACACGGTGGTCTTTGAGGTGCACCCTCCGCAGGCGCTTGAGCTGGCCACCCACAGCGACTGGCGCACAGCCTACGGCAACCAGCTCTTCGCGCCCGCCACGGTAACGTACAACAATCTCCAACTCGGAGAGATTGCGCGGGCAACGCGATAG
- a CDS encoding VOC family protein, whose protein sequence is MPNPPRLALETSLYADDLAAAEQFYGDVLGLDVMLRTEGNHITFRCGPGVVHVFDPAASRTQDSLPAHGAEGPVHVAFGVPTDQLATWRRHFNRHDVAVEDTTQWGDGQRSIYVRDPAENSVELVSSTLWSTTARAERLRRVRPVLDLDTAESRPVEQFQNETLRPILKLLNPTILRLVAERLARYGVGFGAMDQVDQRDRLRNLMKEDGRLKRTLLGMVVGHLTQDELETYLAHKDEVRRRTVPMLLARAQDQIDTIVKLIEEISA, encoded by the coding sequence ATGCCGAACCCGCCCCGCCTCGCCCTCGAAACGAGCCTCTACGCCGACGACCTGGCGGCCGCCGAGCAGTTCTACGGCGATGTGCTGGGGCTGGACGTGATGCTCCGCACGGAGGGCAATCACATCACCTTCCGGTGCGGCCCGGGCGTGGTCCACGTCTTTGACCCGGCCGCCAGCCGGACCCAAGACTCGCTGCCGGCCCACGGCGCCGAGGGCCCTGTGCACGTCGCCTTCGGCGTGCCGACCGACCAGTTGGCCACGTGGCGACGCCACTTCAACCGGCACGACGTAGCGGTGGAGGACACGACGCAGTGGGGCGACGGGCAGCGGTCCATCTACGTCCGCGACCCGGCCGAAAACAGTGTGGAGCTGGTGAGCAGCACGCTCTGGAGCACCACCGCCCGGGCGGAGCGCTTGCGACGGGTCCGGCCCGTGCTCGACCTCGATACCGCCGAGTCGCGGCCGGTCGAGCAGTTCCAGAATGAGACGCTACGCCCCATCCTGAAGCTGCTGAACCCGACCATCCTGCGCCTCGTCGCCGAGCGGCTGGCGCGCTACGGCGTCGGCTTCGGGGCGATGGACCAGGTTGACCAGCGCGACCGCCTCCGCAACCTGATGAAGGAGGACGGCCGCCTCAAGCGGACTCTTCTGGGCATGGTGGTGGGGCACCTCACACAGGACGAACTGGAAACCTACCTCGCGCACAAGGACGAGGTCCGCCGGCGCACCGTGCCAATGCTCCTGGCCCGTGCACAGGATCAGATCGACACGATTGTCAAGTTAATTGAGGAGATTTCAGCGTAG
- a CDS encoding DUF2585 domain-containing protein, which translates to MDSDQECLHWRRVGEFGIGGTAVVALVLSLLGRTLWGAGGSLMFWTGDIHGPLNSQCLADPFTLVHFTHGLVLFLSLSWAAQKRSPTTRFGAAYALEAIWEIAENTTFAIEAFRRQGMQQGYYGDSILNAVGDLVTAGIGVGVATILAARTSWKVVVGLIAMLEVLAWLWIREGVFLILGRLLLTVGKRVGG; encoded by the coding sequence ATGGATAGCGATCAAGAGTGCCTCCACTGGCGCCGCGTGGGGGAGTTCGGGATTGGGGGCACCGCCGTCGTTGCTCTTGTCCTTAGCTTGTTGGGGCGCACCCTGTGGGGAGCGGGGGGAAGTCTTATGTTCTGGACGGGAGACATCCACGGCCCACTCAATTCCCAATGCCTCGCCGACCCGTTTACGCTCGTCCACTTCACACACGGCCTCGTGCTTTTCTTAAGCCTCTCGTGGGCAGCCCAGAAGAGATCGCCCACGACGCGCTTCGGTGCGGCTTATGCCCTCGAAGCGATTTGGGAAATCGCCGAGAACACCACGTTCGCGATCGAGGCGTTCCGCCGGCAGGGGATGCAGCAGGGCTATTATGGCGATAGCATCCTCAACGCCGTGGGAGACCTTGTCACCGCTGGAATCGGGGTAGGAGTGGCGACGATACTGGCGGCCCGTACTTCGTGGAAGGTAGTCGTGGGGCTCATCGCCATGCTGGAGGTGTTGGCGTGGCTCTGGATTCGGGAGGGAGTGTTCTTGATTCTAGGCCGGCTGCTCTTGACCGTCGGAAAACGGGTGGGCGGATAA
- a CDS encoding YceI family protein, with the protein MRVPVVLSMLAGLLVCPNDTPAHAQQVAASVDSTASVVHYTGTAPLHSWRGTSRSVGGEFILRPSRPDSSRAVIRIPVATFDSGNGRRDSGMRDVTEADEYPFVTFRGTDFSPVTWGRGASGYRGGWSVSGELTFHGRTHPLSDTVSVEVTGDTVRARAEFDVSLSRFDVERPGFMGFTVGDTIRIDAQLAGSIAPDTLSAR; encoded by the coding sequence ATGCGCGTCCCTGTTGTGCTCTCAATGCTGGCCGGCCTCCTGGTCTGCCCGAACGACACCCCGGCCCACGCCCAGCAGGTCGCCGCGAGCGTCGACTCGACCGCGAGCGTCGTTCACTACACCGGCACGGCCCCCCTGCACAGCTGGCGGGGCACGAGCCGAAGCGTCGGAGGGGAGTTCATCCTGCGGCCCAGCCGTCCCGACAGCAGCCGCGCCGTTATCCGCATCCCCGTAGCCACCTTCGACAGTGGCAACGGCCGGCGGGACAGCGGCATGCGCGACGTCACCGAGGCGGACGAGTACCCGTTCGTCACCTTTCGGGGCACGGACTTCTCGCCGGTGACCTGGGGCCGCGGCGCCTCAGGCTATCGGGGCGGGTGGTCCGTTTCGGGGGAGCTCACCTTTCACGGCCGCACCCATCCGCTGAGCGACACAGTGTCGGTGGAGGTGACCGGCGACACGGTGCGGGCCCGGGCTGAGTTTGACGTCTCCCTGTCCCGGTTCGACGTCGAGCGGCCCGGCTTCATGGGCTTTACCGTCGGCGACACGATTCGCATCGACGCCCAACTTGCCGGTTCCATCGCGCCGGACACACTCTCCGCGCGGTAA